Genomic segment of Mesotoga infera:
TCGGGTGGAAAGACGTGGAGCTCTTCAGAAGAGCTTCCTCCTTTCTCGATACCAAAGGCGTGGTCGAAAACGACTGCAATGCGGCGGCTTTTGGAGAATGGACATTCAGAAAGGATATTGAATCGCTCATCTACGTCACCATCAGTACGGGAATAGGAATGGGAATAGTTGCCCGGGGGAAGATCTTACGGGGAGCAAACAACTCAGCGGGGGAAATCGGTCACACAATAGTGAAACCGGATGGTCCAACCTGCACATGTGGTCGCCGCGGTTGCCTGCAAGCGATTTCAGGCGGCAGGGGCCTTGAGAACAGAGCGCATGACTCGCTTGGGATTGAGATCTCTGCAAAAGAGATAATTGATCGCGCACAGTTGAACGAACCGCTCTTCAAAGAAATGATAACCGAAGCCTCTGAAAGGCTTGGACGATTCCTCTGCAATCTCATAGATTCTCTCGATCCTTCTGTACTGGTAATCGGAGGAAGTCTCGGGAAAAACCGGTACTATTTCGACAGAATACTCAAGATTATTGAAGAGAATCGCTACAGAATTCCAGG
This window contains:
- a CDS encoding ROK family protein; the protein is MPAVDIAIDIGGTKTLVSAFGDSEQEAYESEEFSTKPAEGVDDFFERLSGVCFRMKGRRDVNRWGLCTAGAVSPEKGNLIWSPNLGWKDVELFRRASSFLDTKGVVENDCNAAAFGEWTFRKDIESLIYVTISTGIGMGIVARGKILRGANNSAGEIGHTIVKPDGPTCTCGRRGCLQAISGGRGLENRAHDSLGIEISAKEIIDRAQLNEPLFKEMITEASERLGRFLCNLIDSLDPSVLVIGGSLGKNRYYFDRILKIIEENRYRIPGKKVKVELSSVEPNPNIIGILSLSRRTYKD